From Rutidosis leptorrhynchoides isolate AG116_Rl617_1_P2 chromosome 3, CSIRO_AGI_Rlap_v1, whole genome shotgun sequence, a single genomic window includes:
- the LOC139902921 gene encoding LOW QUALITY PROTEIN: protein DMR6-LIKE OXYGENASE 2-like (The sequence of the model RefSeq protein was modified relative to this genomic sequence to represent the inferred CDS: inserted 1 base in 1 codon), with translation MTSSTSKRSLLVGDLVSTDKIDHVPSNYIRPVSERPNLKNVSHNNSIPIIDLIDLHGPNRAHVVQQIGQACQDHGFFQVKNXVPESIVSNMMQIAKDFFSLPKKERLKTYSDDPKKTMRLSTSFNIRTEKVANWRDYLRLHCYPIQDYIHEWHTNPESFRDHVAQYCTSARELALQLVEAISESLGLDKDYISKQLGTHAQHMALNYYPPCPQPDLTYGLPGHTDQNLITILLQDEVPGLQVLQNGDWVAIDPVPNTFIINIGDQIQVISNDKYKSILHRAVVNCDKERISIPTFYCPSQDAVLSPAPELVTDDKPAVYRSFTYGEYYDKFWNRGLLTENCLDAFLASSSI, from the exons ATGACCTCTTCTACTTCCAAAAGATCATTACTAGTTGGCGACCTCGTTTCAACCGATAAAATCGATCATGTCCCTTCAAACTACATCCGTCCTGTCTCCGAACGCCCCAATCTCAAAAACGTTTCCCATAACAATTCGATCCCAATAATTGATCTCATCGATCTCCACGGGCCCAATCGGGCCCATGTTGTCCAACAAATTGGTCAAGCGTGTCAAGACCACGGCTTTTTTCAAGTTAAGA CTGTACCCGAATCAATCGTATCAAACATGATGCAAATCGCTAAGGATTTTTTTAGTTTACCCAAAAAAGAAAGGCTCAAGACTTATTCAGACGACCCTAAGAAAACGATGAGGCTATCCACTAGCTTTAACATTCGTACCGAAAAAGTTGCCAATTGGAGAGACTATTTGAGGCTTCATTGTTACCCAATTCAAGATTACATTCACGAATGGCACACAAACCCGGAGTCCTTCAGGGACCACGTGGCACAATATTGTACTAGTGCAAGAGAGTTAGCACTACAATTAGTTGAGGCCATTTCTGAAAGTTTAGGTCTTGATAAAGATTATATAAGTAAACAATTGGGTACGCACGCACAACATATGGCTTTGAATTACTACCCACCATGCCCGCAGCCAGATTTGACTTATGGGCTGCCCGGACACACTGATCAGAATCTCATCACCATTCTTCTTCAAGATGAAGTCCCTGGTCTCCAAGTCCTGCAAAACGGGGATTGGGTCGCGATTGATCCGGTTCCAAACACATTTATCATCAATATTGGTGACCAaattcag GTAATAAGTAATGATAAGTACAAGAGCATTTTGCATAGAGCTGTGGTGAATTGTGACAAAGAACGGATATCGATACCGACGTTTTACTGTCCTTCTCAAGATGCAGTCCTAAGTCCGGCACCTGAACTAGTAACCGATGATAAGCCGGCTGTGTATAGATCGTTCACATATGGCGAATACTATGACAAGTTTTGGAATAGAGGACTATTAACTGAAAATTGCTTAGATGCATTCTTGGCCTCTTCATCCATATAA